The Rattus rattus isolate New Zealand chromosome 1, Rrattus_CSIRO_v1, whole genome shotgun sequence genome includes a region encoding these proteins:
- the Cd164l2 gene encoding CD164 sialomucin-like 2 protein isoform X2: MAAPGPRALRAALCGGCCCLLLCAQLVLAGKGARGFGRGALLHLNIWPTAHGGCKHLGHCERCVDRAHNSSICVWQQCGPEEPGHCVAHTEVVKEGCSVYNHSESCPASHHHSTEEPKTSTTGSPPIPEDHSPGFDGASFIGGIVLVLSLQATAFFVLRFLKAKDSTYQTLI, translated from the exons ATGGCCGCACCCGGACCCCGCGCCTTGCGTGCTGCACTCTGCGGCGGTTGTTGTTGCCTCCTCCTGTGTGCCCAGCTGGTTCTAGCTG GTAAAGGAGCTCGTGGCTTTGGGCGGGGAGCCCTGCTCCACCTGAACATCTGGCCTACTGCCCATGGGGGCTGCAAACACTTGGGACACTGTGAACGCTGTGTGGACAGAGCCCACAACTCCTCCATTTGTGTCTGGCAACAATGTGGACCAGAGGAGCCAG GACACTGTGTGGCCCACACTGAGGTGGTCAAAGAGGGTTGCTCTGTCTATAACCACTCAGAGTCATGCCCAG CTTCCCACCATCATTCCACCGAGGAACCGAAGACAAGTACGACAG GGAGTCCCCCCATCCCTGAAGACCACAGCCCAGGTTTCGATGGAGCCAGCTTTATCGGGGGCATTGTGCTGGTACTGAGCCTGCAGGCGACAGCTTTCTTTGTGCTACGCTTCCTCAAGGCCAAGGACAGCACTTACCAGACGCT AATCTGA
- the Cd164l2 gene encoding CD164 sialomucin-like 2 protein isoform X1 has protein sequence MAAPGPRALRAALCGGCCCLLLCAQLVLAGKGARGFGRGALLHLNIWPTAHGGCKHLGHCERCVDRAHNSSICVWQQCGPEEPGHCVAHTEVVKEGCSVYNHSESCPASHHHSTEEPKTSTTGSPPIPEDHSPGFDGASFIGGIVLVLSLQATAFFVLRFLKAKDSTYQTLEENQ, from the exons ATGGCCGCACCCGGACCCCGCGCCTTGCGTGCTGCACTCTGCGGCGGTTGTTGTTGCCTCCTCCTGTGTGCCCAGCTGGTTCTAGCTG GTAAAGGAGCTCGTGGCTTTGGGCGGGGAGCCCTGCTCCACCTGAACATCTGGCCTACTGCCCATGGGGGCTGCAAACACTTGGGACACTGTGAACGCTGTGTGGACAGAGCCCACAACTCCTCCATTTGTGTCTGGCAACAATGTGGACCAGAGGAGCCAG GACACTGTGTGGCCCACACTGAGGTGGTCAAAGAGGGTTGCTCTGTCTATAACCACTCAGAGTCATGCCCAG CTTCCCACCATCATTCCACCGAGGAACCGAAGACAAGTACGACAG GGAGTCCCCCCATCCCTGAAGACCACAGCCCAGGTTTCGATGGAGCCAGCTTTATCGGGGGCATTGTGCTGGTACTGAGCCTGCAGGCGACAGCTTTCTTTGTGCTACGCTTCCTCAAGGCCAAGGACAGCACTTACCAGACGCT GGAAGAGAACCAGTAG
- the Cd164l2 gene encoding CD164 sialomucin-like 2 protein isoform X4 gives MGVPGKGARGFGRGALLHLNIWPTAHGGCKHLGHCERCVDRAHNSSICVWQQCGPEEPGHCVAHTEVVKEGCSVYNHSESCPASHHHSTEEPKTSTTGSPPIPEDHSPGFDGASFIGGIVLVLSLQATAFFVLRFLKAKDSTYQTLEENQ, from the exons ATGGGCGTCCCCG GTAAAGGAGCTCGTGGCTTTGGGCGGGGAGCCCTGCTCCACCTGAACATCTGGCCTACTGCCCATGGGGGCTGCAAACACTTGGGACACTGTGAACGCTGTGTGGACAGAGCCCACAACTCCTCCATTTGTGTCTGGCAACAATGTGGACCAGAGGAGCCAG GACACTGTGTGGCCCACACTGAGGTGGTCAAAGAGGGTTGCTCTGTCTATAACCACTCAGAGTCATGCCCAG CTTCCCACCATCATTCCACCGAGGAACCGAAGACAAGTACGACAG GGAGTCCCCCCATCCCTGAAGACCACAGCCCAGGTTTCGATGGAGCCAGCTTTATCGGGGGCATTGTGCTGGTACTGAGCCTGCAGGCGACAGCTTTCTTTGTGCTACGCTTCCTCAAGGCCAAGGACAGCACTTACCAGACGCT GGAAGAGAACCAGTAG
- the Cd164l2 gene encoding CD164 sialomucin-like 2 protein isoform X3, producing MAAPGPRALRAALCGGCCCLLLCAQLVLAGKGARGFGRGALLHLNIWPTAHGGCKHLGHCERCVDRAHNSSICVWQQCGPEEPGHCVAHTEVVKEGCSVYNHSESCPASHHHSTEEPKTSTTGSPPIPEDHSPGFDGASFIGGIVLVLSLQATAFFVLRFLKAKDSTYQTL from the exons ATGGCCGCACCCGGACCCCGCGCCTTGCGTGCTGCACTCTGCGGCGGTTGTTGTTGCCTCCTCCTGTGTGCCCAGCTGGTTCTAGCTG GTAAAGGAGCTCGTGGCTTTGGGCGGGGAGCCCTGCTCCACCTGAACATCTGGCCTACTGCCCATGGGGGCTGCAAACACTTGGGACACTGTGAACGCTGTGTGGACAGAGCCCACAACTCCTCCATTTGTGTCTGGCAACAATGTGGACCAGAGGAGCCAG GACACTGTGTGGCCCACACTGAGGTGGTCAAAGAGGGTTGCTCTGTCTATAACCACTCAGAGTCATGCCCAG CTTCCCACCATCATTCCACCGAGGAACCGAAGACAAGTACGACAG GGAGTCCCCCCATCCCTGAAGACCACAGCCCAGGTTTCGATGGAGCCAGCTTTATCGGGGGCATTGTGCTGGTACTGAGCCTGCAGGCGACAGCTTTCTTTGTGCTACGCTTCCTCAAGGCCAAGGACAGCACTTACCAGACGCTGTGA
- the Gpr3 gene encoding G-protein coupled receptor 3 yields the protein MMWGAGRSMAWFSAGSGNANVSIDPAEEPTGPATLLPSPRAWDVVLCISGTLVSCENALVVAIIVGTPAFRAPMFLLVGSLAVADLLAGLGLVLHFAADFCIGSPEMSLVLVGVLATAFTASIGSLLAITVDRYLSLYNALTYYSETTVTRTYMMLALVWVGALGLGLVPVLAWNCRDGLTTCGVVYPLSKNHLVVLAIVFFMVFGIMLQLYAQICRIVCRHAQQIALQRHLLPASHYVATRKGIATLAVVLGAFAACWLPFTVYCLLGDANSPPLYTYLTLLPATYNSMINPVIYAFRNQDVQKVLWAICCCCSTSKIPFRSRSPSDV from the coding sequence ATGATGTGGGGTGCAGGAAGATCCATGGCCTGGTTCTCAGCCGGCTCAGGCAATGCGAATGTGAGCATAGACCCAGCAGAGGAACCTACAGGCCCAGCTACACTGCTGCCCTCACCCAGGGCCTGGGATGTGGTGCTGTGCATCTCAGGCACCCTGGTGTCCTGCGAGAATGCTCTGGTGGTGGCCATCATTGTGGGCACGCCTGCCTTCCGTGCCCCCATGTTCCTGCTGGTGGGTAGTTTGGCCGTAGCAGACCTGCTGGCAGGCCTGGGCCTGGTCCTGCACTTCGCTGCTGACTTCTGTATTGGCTCACCAGAGATGAGCTTGGTGCTGGTTGGCGTGCTAGCAACGGCCTTTACTGCCAGCATCGGCAGCCTGCTGGCCATCACCGTTGACCGCTACCTTTCCCTGTACAACGCCCTCACCTACTACTCAGAGACAACAGTAACTCGAACCTACATGATGCTGGCCTTGGTGTGGGTGGGTGCCCTGGGCCTGGGGCTGGTTCCCgtgctggcctggaactgccGGGATGGCCTGACCACGTGCGGCGTAGTCTATCCGCTCTCCAAGAACCATCTGGTGGTTCTGGCCATCGTCTTCTTCATGGTGTTTGGCATCATGCTACAGCTCTATGCCCAGATCTGCCGCATTGTTTGCCGCCACGCCCAGCAGATCGCCCTCCAACGACAcctgctgcctgcctcccacTACGTGGCCACACGCAAGGGCATCGCCACATTGGCCGTGGTGCTTGGCGCCTTTGCCGCCTGTTGGTTGCCCTTCACTGTCTACTGCCTCCTGGGAGACGCCAACTCTCCTCCTCTCTACACCTATCTTACCCTGCTCCCTGCCACTTACAACTCCATGATCAACCCGGTCATCTACGCCTTCCGCAACCAAGACGTGCAGAAGGTGCTGTGGgccatctgctgctgctgttctacTTCCAAGATCCCATTCCGGTCCCGGTCCCCTAGTGATGTCTAG